The sequence GTGAGGCGGCGCTCGGTCACGTCTCCCGCTACCCCGCGCTGCTGCCACTGCTGATCGTGCGCTGCGCGGACTGGGCGGCTCCGGTACGCGACCGGGCCCGGACCCTGCTGGCGAGGACACCCACCGCCGGCCTCCTGGCGCAGACCCCGCTGATCCTGCTGCTGGACCGGCGCGGGCAGGGCGAGTTCGCCGTGGACCTACTCGACCGCGTACTGCGCGAGGGCCCGGCCGGCCCCGTGCACACCCTGCTCGCGAGCGAGGACCGGGCCACGCGCCGGCTCGCCCACCGCATCGCCGTCGACCGCGCTCTCCTCCCGCCGGCCCGGCTGGCCCGCATCGCCGCGCGCTCGGGCGACGCCACCCTCCAGGACCTGTGCGCGGACGCGGCCATCGCCTCGATGCGGGAGGAGGAGTACGGGCAGGTGCTCGGCGTCCTGCTGACGGCCAGGGCGCCCCGCGTCCGGGCGGCGGGCGTCACCGCGCTGCGGCGCACCGGACGGTACGACGAGGCGCGGGCCCATCTCGCCGACCGTTCGAGTGTCGTGCGGGCCTGCGCGCGGTACGTGGTGCGCCAGGGCGGGGGCGACCCGCTGCCCCTGTACCGGGCGCTGTGCGGCGGGGAGATCACCGAACCGGGCGCGGCCGCCGGGCTTGGCGAGTGCGGCGACCGCTCGGACGCCGGCACGCTGTGGCCCCTGGTCCGCCACCCGGTCCCGGCCGTGCGCGTCCAGGCGGTCGCCGGGCTGCGGGCGCTCGACGCGGTGACACAGGACGGGCTGACCCCGCTGCTGGACGACCCGTCACCCCCCGTCGTCAGGGCGGCCACGCGCGCCCTGCTGCCGCACGCGGCCGGATTTCCCCGGGAGTGGCTGGACGCGCGCCACGCCCCGGACCGGCCCCGGGCCACACGGGTGGCGGCGCAACGGCTGCTGCGGGCCGCCGGATACGCCGCTTTCCCGCGCTGATCCGGCCGGAGCGTTCTAAAGTCCGGTCATGCGAAGACTCCTGGCAACCGGTTCGGTCCTGCTGGCTCTCGGCGCCCTGGTCGGGGCCGGGCGGCCCCCACTGGCCACGGCACCGCTGCCGGTGCGGCTGGCCGACACGGGCGGCGGCACCCAGCTGATCACGGCCATGGCGGACGCCACCTCGTCCACGACCGGCACGCTCACCTGGTGGGACCTGCGCGGCGGGCGGTGGGTGGCGGCCGGTACGGCGGCGGCGCGGTTCGGGTCCAAGGGCCTGGCCGAGGGCGCCTCACGCACGCAGGGCACCTGGACGACGCCCACCGGTCTGTACGACCTGCCGTACGCCTTCGGCACCAAGGCGGCGCCGGCCGGGACGCGTTACCCGTACCGGCAGGCCAACAGCGCCTCGTGGTGGTGCGAGGACAACGAGGCGCGCGACTACAACCGCTGGGTGGAGCCGCTGCCCGCCGACTGCCGGGCCGCCGAGTCCGAGCAGCTGACCGCGTACCCCACGCAGTACGCGCGTGCCCTCGTCGTCGGCTTCAACTACGACAAGCCGGTACGCGGCCGGGGCGCCGGGATCTTCCTGCACGTCAACGGCAGCGGGGCGACCGCCGGTTGCGTCTCCGTACCGGCGGCCGCGATGGACCGCGTCCTGGCCTGGGCCGATCCGGCCCGCAGCCCCCACATCGCGATCGGCACCGTCTCCGGCGCGACCGCGATCACCAACTACTGACGGCCGGCGCCCGCCGTCAGCGTTCGTTCTGCGCGAGCCGCAGCAGGTGGTCGGCGAGCGCCTGCCCGCCGGCCGGGTCACGGCTGATCAGCATCAGCGTGTCGTCGCCCGCGATGGTGCCGAGGATGTCGTGCAGTTCGGCCTGGTCGATCGACGACGCCAGGAACTGGGCGGCGCCCGGCGGTGTGCGCAGCACCACCAGGTTGGCCGACGCCTCGGCCGAGATGAGCAGTTCGGCGGAGAGCCGGCGCATCCGCTCCTCCTTGGCGGAGCCGCCCAGCGGTGCCTGCGGGGTGCGGAATCCGCCCTCGCTCGGCACCGCGTAGATCAGCTCGCCCCCGGTGTTGCGGATCTTCACCGCGCCCAGCTCGTCCAGGTCGCGGGAGAGCGTCGCCTGGGTGACGCTCAGCCCGTCGTCGCTGAGGAGCTTGGCCAGCTGGCTCTGCGAGCGCACCGGCTGCCGGTTGAGAATGTCCACGATCCGGCGGTGGCGCGCCGTGCGGGTCTGCGGCACGGACGGCCCGCCGAACTCGGATTCCTGCGCCTCGGTCATCGTCGTCGCCTCATTCTCCGGATCGCTTCTCTCCGGATCGTCCGTCCCCGTATGCCGCGTCGAGGGCGCCGGGCAGCGCCCCGAGGAACGCGTCCACCTCCGCGTCCCCGATGGTCAGCGGCGGCATCAGCCGCAGGACATCGGGGGCGGGTACGTTCACCAGGAGGCCGGCTCCCTGAGCCGCCTGTTGCGCCTGGGGCGCGAGGGGCTCGGTGAGCACGATACCCAGCAGCAGGCCGGAGCCCCTGACATGGGAGACCAGGGGGTGGTTCAGGGCCTCCACGCCGTTGCGGAGGCGTTCGCCGAGCCGCTTCACCCGGTCCAGCGCGCCGTCGGCGGCGAGGGTGTCGAGGACCGCGAGGCCGGCCGCGCAGGCGACCGGGTTGCCGCCGAACGTCGTGCCGTGCTGACCGGGTGCGAGCAGGTCGGCGGCGGCGCCGAACGCGACCGTCGCACCGATCGGCAGCCCGCCGCCGAGCCCCTTGGCGAGGGTGACGACATCGGGCTCGACGCCCTGGTGGGCCTGGTGCTCGAACCAGGTGCCGCACCGGCCGATCCCGGTCTGCACCTCGTCCAGGACGAGGAGGGTGCCGGTGGCCCGGGTGATCTCGCGGGCGGCCTCCAGGTAGCCCCCGGGCGGGACGACGACGCCGTTCTCGCCCTGGACCGGCTCGATGATCACCAGCGCGGTGTCGGTGGTCACGGCGGCCCGCAGCGCGTCCGCGTCGCCGTACGGGACGTGCGTGACGTCTCCGGGCAGCGGGGTGAAGCCTTCGCGCTTCTTGGGCTGGCCGGTGAGGGCGAGGGCGCCCATGGTCCGGCCGTGGAAGCCGCCGTCGGTGGCGACCATGTGGGTGCGCCCGGTCAGCCGGCCGATCTTGAACGCGGCTTCGTTGGCCTCGGCGCCCGAGTTGCAGAAGTAGACCTTGCCGGTGCGGCCGAAGAGCTGGAGCAGCCGTTCGGCGAGCGCGACGGGCGGTTCGGCGATGAACAGGTTGGAGACGTGACCGAGGGTGGAGATCTGGCGGGTGACCGCCTCGACGACGGCGGGGTGGGCGTGGCCCAGGGCGTTGACCGCGATGCCGCCGACGAAGTCGAGGTACTCGGTGCCGTCGGCGTCCCACACCCGGGCGCCCTCGCCGCGCACGAGGGACAGCTTCGGGGTGCCGTAGTTGTCCATCAGCGCCTGCTGCCAGCGCTGTGAGAGTGCGGCGTTGGTCATGATTCCCCCTGCGCGTCGGGCACGACCATCGTGCCGATTCCCTCGTCGGTGAAGATCTCCAGCAGGATCGAGTGCTGGACCCGGCCGTCGATGACGCGGGCCGTCTCCACCCCGTTGCGTACGGCGTGCAGGCAGCCCTGCATCTTGGGCACCATGCCGCTGGAGAGTTCCGGCAGGAGCTTCTCCAGCTCGGTGGCGGTGAGCCGGCTGATCACGTCGTCGCTGTTGGGCCAGTCCTCGTACAGCCCTTCCACGTCCGTGAGGACCATCAGCGTCTCGGCGTCCAGCGCGGCGGCGAGCGCGGCGGCCGCGGTGTCGGCGTTGACGTTGTAGACGTGGTTGTCGTCGGCGGAGCGGGCGATGGAGGAGATGACCGGGATACGGCCGTCGTCCAGCAGGGCCTGGATGGCTCCGGTGTCGATGGCGGTGATCTCGCCGACCCGGCCGATGTCGACGGGCTCGCCGTCGATGGTGGGCCGGTGCTGTATGGCGGTGATGGTGTGGGCGTCCTCGCCGGTCATGCCGACGGCGAGCGGCCCGTGCTGGTTGAGCAGGCCGACCAGCTCGCGCTGGACCTGCCCGGCGAGCACCATCCGTACGACGTCCATCGCTTCGGGCGTGGTGACGCGCAGCCCGGCCTTGAACTCGCTGACCAGGCCCTGCTTGTCGAGCTGGGCGCTGATCTGCGGGCCGCCGCCGTGCACGACGACGGGTTTGAGGCCGGCGTGCCGCAGGAAGACGACGTCCTGGGCGAAGGCCGCCTTCAGCTCCTCGTCGATCATGGCGTTGCCGCCGAACTTGATGACGACGGTCCTGCCGTTGTGCCGGGTCAGCCAGGGCAGGGCCTCGATGAGGGTCTGCGCCTTCGGGAGTGCGGTGTGCTTCCGCGCGGCGCTCATGAGCTGTACGCGCTGTTCTCGTGGACGTAGTCCGCGGTGAGGTCGTTGGCCCAGATGACCGCCGACTCGGTCCCCGCGGCGAGGTCGGCGGTGATCCGGACCTCCCTGAAGCGCATGTCGACCAGATCGCGGTCCTCGCCGACGGCGCCGTCGCGGCACACCCACACGTCGTTGATCGCGACGTTCAGCGCGTCCGGCTCGAAGGCGGCCTTCGTCGTGCCGATGGCGGAGAGCACCCGGCCCCAGTTGGGGTCCTCGCCGTGGATGGCGCACTTGAGGAGGTTGTTACGGGCGATGGAGCGGCCCACCTCGACGGCGTCGTCCTCGGTCGCGGCGTTCACGACCTCGATCCGGATGTCCTTGGAGGCGCCCTCGGCGTCCCCGATGAGCTGGCGGGCCAGGTCGTCGCAGACCGCCCGTACGACCTCGGCGAAGTCCTTCTGCTCCGGGGTGATCCCGCTGGCGCCGGAGGCCAGGAGCAGCACGGTGTCGTTGGTGGACATGCAGCCGTCGGAGTCGACCCGGTCGAAGGTGGTGCGGGTGGCGTCGCGCAGGGCGGCGTCGAGCGCGGGGGCGTCCACGTCGGCGTCGGTGGTGAGCACGACGAGCATGGTGGCCAGGCCGGGGGCGAGCATGCCGGCGCCCTTGGCCATGCCGCCGACGGTCCAGCCCTCGCCGCCCGCCACGGCGGTCTTGTGCACGGAGTCGGTGGTCTTGATGGCGATGGCGGCCTTCTCGCCGCCGTGCTCGCTGAGGGCGGCCGCGGCCTTCTCGATGCCGGGGAGCAGCTTGTCCATGGGCAGCAGGAGACCGATGAGCCCGGTGGAGGCGACGGCGATCTCACCGGCGCTGTGGCCGTCCAGCACCTCGGCGGCCTTCTCGGCGGTGGCGTGGGTGTCCTGGAAGCCCTGCGGGCCCGTACAGGCGTTGGCACCGCCGGAGTTGAGGACGACGGCGGTGACCTCGCCGCCCTTGACGACCTGCTCCGACCACAGGACCGGGGCGGCCTTGACGCGGTTGGAGGTGAAGACGCCCGCGGCGGCGCGGCGCGGACCGTTGTTGACCACGAGGGCCAGGTCCGGGTTGCCGTTCTCCTTGATTCCGGCGGCGATGCCCGCCGCCGAGAATCCCTGTGCTGCCGTGACGCTCACGGTGCGACTCCGATCGTGGAAAGACCTGTGTCCTCGGGCAGTCCGAGGGCGATGTTCATGGACTGCAGGGCGCCGCCCGCGGTGCCCTTGGCGAGGTTGTCGATGGCGCTGATCACGATGATCCGGCCGGCCGCCGCGTCGTACGCCACCTGGATCTGCACGGCGTTGGAGCCGTACACGGCGGCGGTCGCGGGCCACTGCCCCTCGGGCAGCAGATCGACGAACGGCTCGTCCGCGTAGGCCTTCTCGTAGGCGGCGCGTACGGTCTCGGCGCTCGTCCCCGGCTTCGCCTTCGCGCTGCACGTGGCGAGGATGCCGCGGGGCATGGGCGCGAGGGTCGGCGTGAAGGACACGGTGACCGGCTCGCCGGCGGCGGCGCTGAGGTTCTGGATCATCTCGGGCGTGTGCCGGTGGACGCCGCCGACGCCGTACGGCGACATGCTGCCCATCACCTCGGAACCGAGCAGATGCGGCTTGGCCGCCTTGCCGGCGCCGGAGGTCCCGGACGCGGCGACGATCACGGCCTCGGGCTCGGCGAGCCGCGCCGCGTACGCCGGGAAGAGCGCGAGGGAGACGGCGGTCGGGTAGCAGCCGGGCACCGCGATGCGCTTGCTCCCCGCCAGAGCGGCCCGCCCGCCGGGCAGTTCGGGCAGCCCGTAGGGCCAGGTGCCGGCGTGCGGCGAGCCGTAGAATTGCTCCCAGTCGGCGGCTTCGCGGAGGCGGAAGTCGGCGCCCATGTCCACCACGAGGACCTCGTCACCGAGCTGCTCGGCCACGGCGGCGGACTGCCCGTGCGGCAGCGCGAGGAAGACGACGTCGTGTCCGGCGAGCACGTCGGCGGTGGTCGGCCGGAGAATCCGGCCGGCCAGGGGCCGCAGGTGCGGTTGCAGGGCTCCGAGGGGCTGTCCCGCGTTGGAGTTCGCGGTCAGGGTGCCGATCTCCACCTCGGGGTGGACGAGCAGCAGGCGGAGCAGTTCCCCGCCCGCGTATCCACTCGCTCCTGCCACTGCTGCACGTACCGCCATCGATAGCCTCCTCGTCGATGGCATGACTATACGCAGCGATGCACTTTTATGCAAAGAATGTGTGTGCGTTGCGAGATGCCTCAGGCGCCGTCGATACGGTCGAGCAGTCTCCGGGCCTCGCGGGTGCGGCGGTGAGCCGGGCCGGCGGGACATCGTTGCCGCCCGCGCGGCGAGGCGCCGGTGACCGACTCGTATGGGCGTACGAGACCGCTCCCCCTAGGCTGAACTCATGGCAGCGATCAAGCAGTTCCAGGTGACCTTCGACTGTGCGGACCCGGAGCGCGTCGCCCGTTTCTGGTGCGAGGTGCTGGGGTATGTCGCGCCGCCGCCCCCGGAGGGGTTCGCCACCTGGGACGCCTACAACGACTCGCTGCCGCCCGAGCGGCGCAACGCCGGGTTCGCCTGTTCCGACCCCACGGGGGCGGGCCCGCGGCTGTACTTCCAGCGCGTCCCCGAGGGCAAGGTCGCCAAGAACCGAGTGCATCTCGATGTGCGGGTGGGCACGGGGCTGGTGGGCGAGGAGCGGCTGGCCGCGCTGGAGGCGGAATGCGCGCGGCTTGTCCCGCTCGGCGCGGTGCGCGGGCAGTTGCTGCTCGCCGACGAGGAGAACGAGTCGTGCCTCAACATGCAGGACGTCGAGGGCAACGAGTTCTGTCTCGACTGACTTCCCGCGCCCGTTCCGTTCCCGCCCCGGATCGGGCAGGATCGGCGGGATGACCACGCCTGGCGGGCCCGCCGCCCTGTACCCCGAAGTCGCGGCGCACGGCAGCCTCGCCGCCGCGCTCCGGGCCGAGGCGGCGGGCCGCCTGGACGGTGTCCCCGTCACGTCCTCCCGCTCCGAGCCGTTGTTCCACGCGGCGGTCGCCACCACGCTGCCGCACCGCGAACCACTGGTGATCAGCGCGTGGCGGGTCGAGCGGCGGTGGCACATCAGAGGGACGGACACCTTCCAGTCCCTCCCGGTACTCGAAGGCGGGACGGACGAACTGGCGCAGGTGGCGACGGCTGCGCGGGCCTGGCACGACGGGGCGTCCCTGGCGGACATCCACGCGGCGGCGCCCTTCGCGCGCCCCACCGGCAGGTTCGAGGTGCCCGATCTTGACCCCGTACGGCTGACGGAGTCCGAGTGGCAGAGCCTGCGGCAGGAGGCGGCCGGGCTGGAGTATCCGTGGGCGCCGGCGTACCGCTCCCTGATCGGGGCGGCGTACGCCGAGCCGGCGCTCCGTGCCCTCTACCCGTTCACGAGCCACTGGGCTCTGCGTTTCTCCACCGCGACCCGCCCGGCCCTGAAGGTGGCGGGGCCGTGCCTGTCGGCGGGCGGCGACGGTGTGTTCGAGGTGGGCGGCGGGCCGGTGACCGGCGACCTCGGCCGGTTCGCCACCGCCCGGGAGGCCGTGGCCCGTGCCGTCGCCCACCTGCCGCCGGGCCTCGGCCCGGTCATCCTCGGCGGGTCGCCCGCGGCCACGAAACCGTAGGCCCCGGGGCCCGGCACGGCGGCGCGGCCGGGCCGGGGGAAGCGGCGGGCGCCGCGCGGCCGCGTACCCTCACGCCCATGCCGGCGCCATCCCCCCGCCCCCGTCCTCATCGCGTCGCGGTCCTCGTGCTCGAAGGCGCGAAGCCGCTCGACGTCGGGATTCCGGCCCAGGTCTTCACGACCCGGGCGAGTATGCCCTACGAGGTCCGGGTCTGCGGGGCGGCGCCCGGACTCGTGGCCGGGGGCGACGGGCTGGCCTACTACGTCACGCACGGGCTCGACGCGCTCGCCTGGGCGGACATCGTGTTCGTGCCCGGATACCGGCTGCCGGACCGGGACGACCCGCCCCGGGCGGTGATCGACGCGCTGGTCGCCGCGCACGAGCGGGGGGCGCGGCTGGCCGCCATCTCGACCGGGGCGTTCGCGCTGGCCGCGACCGGGCTGCTCGACGGCCGGCGGGCCACGACGCACTGGCACTACACGCGGGCGCTCGCCGCGAAGTACCCGCTGGTCCGGGTCGACGAGAACGTGCTGTTCGTCGACGAGGGCAGCGTGCTCACCTCGGCCGGTGCCGCCTCCGGAATCGACCTGTGCCTGCACGTGCTGCGCGGCGACCTCGGGGTGGCGGCCTCCAACTACGCGGCCAGGCGGCTGGTCGCGGCGCCCTACCGCAGCGGTGGCCAGGCGCAGTACGTGCCGCGCAGCGTGCCCGAGCCGCTGGGCGAGCGGTTCGCGGCGACCCGCGAGTGGGCGCTGCACCGGCTGGGCGAGCCCCTGACCCTCGACGCGCTCGCCCGGCACGCGGCCGTCTCTCCCCGGACCTTCTCGCGGCGCTTCGCCGAGGACACCGGCTATACGCCGATGCAGTGGGTCATGCGCGCCCGCGTCGACATGGCCCGCGAGCTGCTCGAACGCTCCGAGCGGGGGGTCGAGCAGATCGCCGCCGATGTCGGGCTCGGCACGGGCGCCAATCTGCGGCTGCACTTCCAGCGCATCCTCGGCACCACACCGAGCGAGTACCGGCGCACCTTCGCCCGGGGCGAGTGACCAGGGCGAGTGGACGGCACGCGGCGGCCTCCCGCGCGGACCGCGAGGAGGCTGGCGGGATCCTTACGGACCGTGGCGATCGCGCCGCTGTCCCGGGCGGCCACCGGGCGCGATGGTGGAGGGGCAGAGAGAGAAAGGGACATCTCATGACTCGCATCGCCATCAACGGATTCGGCCGCATCGGACGCAACGTGCTGCGCGCGCTGCTCGAACGCGACAGCGACCTCGACATCGTCGCCGTCAACGACCTCACGGAGCCCACCGCCCTCGCCCGGCTGCTCGCGTTCGACACGACGGCCGGCCGGCTGGGCCGCCCCGTCACCGTGGACGGCGACACCCTCGTGGTCGACGGCCGCCGCATCAAGGTGCTCGCCGAGCGGGAGCCCGCCAAGCTGCCCTGGGCGGAACTCGGCGTCGACATCGCCCTGGAGGCGACCGGCCGTTTCACCTCCGCCAAGGCGGCCCGCGCCCACCTCGACGCCGGCGCGAAGCGGGTGCTGGTCGCCGCGCCCTCGGACGGTGCCGACGTGACGCTGGCGTACGGGGTCAACAGCGACGCGTACGACCCCGAGCTGCACACGATCGTGTCGAACGCCTCCTGCACCACCAACGCGCTCGCGCCGCTGGCGTCGGTGCTGGACGACCTCGCGGGCATCGAGCACGGCTTCATGACGACCGTGCACGCCTACACGCAGGAGCAGAACCTCCAGGACGGGCCGCACCGCGACCCCCGCCGCGCCCGCGCCGCCGGGGTCAACATCGTGCCGACCACGACCGGCGCGGCCAAGGCGATCGGGCTGGTGCTGCCCCGTCTGGAGGGCAAGCTGTCCGGCGACTCCATCCGCGTGCCGGTCCCGGTCGGTTCGATCGTCGAGCTGAACACGACGGTGGCGCGCGACGTGACCCGTGACCAGGTGCTGGAGGCGTACCGGGCGGCAGCCGACGGCCCCCTGGCGGGCGTCCTCGAATACTCCGAGGACCCGCTCGTGTCAGCGGACATCACCGGCAATCCGGCCTCCTCGATCTTCGACTCGGCGCTCACCCGGGTCGACGGCCGCCACATCAAGGTGTCCGCCTGGTACGACAACGAGTGGGGCTTCTCGAACCGGGTGATCGACACACTCACCCTCCTCGCCGGCAGCTGAGCGGCGCGGGGCCGGGTGCGGGGGCGGCCACGGACCGCCCCCGCCGGGCCCCGACTCCTTTGCCCGCGCGCTGAGTTCACCTTCCGTTCGCCGGGCAACCTTCTCCGGTTCGCGACTGTCTCCCATGTGAGCCCTCACACCTCGTACGCCAATGGCTCCGCGTACGCGACCAAGGAGATTCTGTGGGCATTCGCACCATGCTGACCGTAACCGTCTGTGCCGCGACGGCGCTGTCCTGCGGCACGGCCGTCGCAGCGCCCGGCGGCGGGCACGCGGGTACGGCCGGGGGAACGGCAACCACCACCGTGCGGGAGGACTTCAACGGGGACGGCTACCAGGACGTCGTCGTCGCGGCCCCCGCCGCCGCTGTCGACGGCCACGAGTGGGCGGGGTACATCACCGTCGCCTACGGCTCCGCACAGGGCCTGAGCACCGCGCACACGACCGTCATCGACCAGAACACGCCCGGTGTGCCGGGCGAACCCGAGAACGGCAACAGCTTCGGTTCCCGGATGGTCGCCGAGGACCTCGACCACGACGGCCTGACCGACCTGGCGCTGTACGCCAACGAATGGCTGACGTCCCCGAACAACTTCGGCTCGGTGATCGTCCTGTGGGGCCGCACCGGCGGTCTCACGGGACAGGGCGCGGTGCGGCTGGCCGCGCCGCCCGACTCCCAGGTGGGGAACAACCTCACCGCCGGTGACTTCGACGGCGACGGCACCACGGACCTGATGCTGGACCACGGCGGGGAGTACGAGGAACGCAGCGTGCTGTACGGGCCGTTCGACCGGTCCGGGGTACCCGCCCGCGAGCAGCTGGTGACGATGTTCGACACGGACAACTACATGGGCACCACCGCCGCGGGCGACTTCAACGGCGACGGCATCGACGACCTGTGCACGACCTACGTGTACGAGGAGCACTCCGAGGGCGCCAAGCTGTGGCTGGGCACCCCCGAGGGTCTGTCGCCGGTCTCCACCCCGCTCCCCGGCGCCTCGGCCCTCGCGGTGGGTGACTTCGACAAGGACGGCAAGGACGACCTCGCCACCCGCGTGGTACCGGGCGACATCGTGGAGGACTTCCCCGCGGACCCGGGCACCGTCAAGATCTACTACGGCTCCGCGTCCGGTCCCAGCACCACCCGGACCAGGACGATCACCCAGGACACCGCGGGCGTGCCCGGGGTCAGCGAGAAGGGCGACCAGTTCGGCGCCCGGCTCAGCGCGGGCGACGTCAACGGCGACGGTTACGCCGACCTGGCGGTGGGTGTGCCGTTCGAGGCCATCGAGAAGACCAGGGCGGCGGGCGCGGTCGTGCTGCTGAAGGGTGGCCCCGGCGGTCTGAGCGGCACCGGTTCGCAGGCCTTCCACCAGGAGACCGCGGGCGTGCCGGGCGTGGCGGAGGCCGGCGACCACTTCGGCGCATCGGTCCGGCTGCTCGACCTCGACAACGACGGCAGGGCGGACCTGGTGGCCGGTGCGCCCGGCGAGGACCTGGAGGCGGTCGCGGACGGGGGCGCGGTGTGGTCCCTGCGCGGCACCGCGTCGGGCCTGACGGCGACGGGTGCCTTCGCGTTCAACCCGGTCGACCTGGGCGCGCTCGTGAAGGGGGCCGGGTTCGGCCTGAACCTGTCCAACGACAACGGGCCCGGCATCAGCGACTGAACGACGTGTGGGTGGCCCCCGTTCCGTTCGTACGGGACGGGGGCCACCCACAGGCGTCTCTCCGGGAGGTCAGGCGCGGTCGTCCCGCTCCTTCGCCTCGCGTTCGGCGTTCCGCTCCTTGATGCGGACGTTCTCCTTGCGGACGTCGGCCTGGGTGGCGCGCTCCTTGCGCAGCCACTCCGGGTCGTCCTGCTTCAGCGCCTCGATCTGCTCCGTGGTCAGGGGTTCCGTGACCCCGCCGCGGGCGAGGCCCGAGATGGAGACGCCCAGCTTGGAGGCGACGACCGGGCGCGGGTGCGGGCCATTGCTCCGCAGATCGCGCAGCCACTGGGGAGGGTCGGCCTGGAGGGCCGCCAGCTCGGCGCGCGAGACGACACCGTCCTGGAATTCGGCGGGGGTGGCGTCGAGGTACACACCCAGCTTCTTCGCCGCGGTCGCGGGCTTCATGGTCTGGGCGGTCTGGTGGGACTTCATGGTGCCAAGGGTATCCAGCGCCCGCGGTGGATCCGACCACGACCGGGACGACCGGTAACCTGGCGGGGTGACAGGCTCGGAAGCATCCCCTTCGTTCCGGCTGGCGTACGTCCCCGGAGTGACGCCCACCAAGTGGGTGCGGATCTGGCACGAGCGCCTGCCCGGCATCCCCCTTGACCTCGTCCCGGTGCCCGCCGCCGGGGCGCGGGATCTGCTGCGCGCGGGCGGCGCGGACGCCGGGTTCGTCCGGCTGCCGGTCGACGGCACCGATCTCAGCGCGATCCCCCTCTACACCGAGACGACCGTCGTGGTGGTCCCGAAGGACCACGTGGCCGCCGCCGTCGACGAGCTGTCCCTCGCCGAACTGGCCGACGAGATCGTGCTCCACCCGCAGGACGACACCCTGGTCTGGGAGCGGCTGCCCGGCCGCCCGGCGATCGAGCGTCCGGCGACGACGGCGGACGCCGTGGAGCTGGTGGCGGCGGGGGTGGGCGTCCTCGTCGTCCCGCAGTCGCTCGCCCGGCTGCACCACCGCAAGGACCTGACGTACCGCCCGCTGTCGGACGCCCCGGAGTCGCGCATCGCGCTGTCGTGGCCGCAGGAGAAGACCACCGACCAGGTGGAGGACTTCATCGGCATCGTGCGCGGGCGGACCGTGAACAGCTCGCGGGGGCGCTCCGCTCCGCCCGCGGCCCGTGCGAAGGAGAAGCCGAAGCGCGACGGGGGCGGCCAGGGGGCGCGGAAGCCCGCGGCCGGGAAGAGCGGTTCCGCGGGAGCCAAGGGCGCGAAGGGCTCGCGCGGAGCCAGGGGCGGGGCGGCGGCCAAGCGCGGCAAGCCCCGCCGGCGGCCGTAGGCAGGCGGTCCGGGGCGCGATTGTCAGACCCGGCTGGCAGCATCGGTGAGCATGACGCACACCGCACGCCCGATGCCCCCGCTGGACGCCGACGAACGGACCGGCCTGGAGAGCTGGCTCGACTTCTACCGGGCCACCGTGGCCGAGAAGTGCGAGGGCCTCACCGAGGAGCAGGTGCGCCTCGCCTCCGTACCGCCTTCGTCGCTGACGCTGATGGGGCTCGTCCAGCATCTCGCGGAGGTCGAGCGGACCTGGTTCCGCCGGATCCTGACCGGTGAGGACG comes from Streptomyces sp. Mut1 and encodes:
- a CDS encoding DUF6193 family natural product biosynthesis protein, whose translation is MTTPGGPAALYPEVAAHGSLAAALRAEAAGRLDGVPVTSSRSEPLFHAAVATTLPHREPLVISAWRVERRWHIRGTDTFQSLPVLEGGTDELAQVATAARAWHDGASLADIHAAAPFARPTGRFEVPDLDPVRLTESEWQSLRQEAAGLEYPWAPAYRSLIGAAYAEPALRALYPFTSHWALRFSTATRPALKVAGPCLSAGGDGVFEVGGGPVTGDLGRFATAREAVARAVAHLPPGLGPVILGGSPAATKP
- a CDS encoding GlxA family transcriptional regulator produces the protein MPAPSPRPRPHRVAVLVLEGAKPLDVGIPAQVFTTRASMPYEVRVCGAAPGLVAGGDGLAYYVTHGLDALAWADIVFVPGYRLPDRDDPPRAVIDALVAAHERGARLAAISTGAFALAATGLLDGRRATTHWHYTRALAAKYPLVRVDENVLFVDEGSVLTSAGAASGIDLCLHVLRGDLGVAASNYAARRLVAAPYRSGGQAQYVPRSVPEPLGERFAATREWALHRLGEPLTLDALARHAAVSPRTFSRRFAEDTGYTPMQWVMRARVDMARELLERSERGVEQIAADVGLGTGANLRLHFQRILGTTPSEYRRTFARGE
- the gap gene encoding type I glyceraldehyde-3-phosphate dehydrogenase, whose amino-acid sequence is MTRIAINGFGRIGRNVLRALLERDSDLDIVAVNDLTEPTALARLLAFDTTAGRLGRPVTVDGDTLVVDGRRIKVLAEREPAKLPWAELGVDIALEATGRFTSAKAARAHLDAGAKRVLVAAPSDGADVTLAYGVNSDAYDPELHTIVSNASCTTNALAPLASVLDDLAGIEHGFMTTVHAYTQEQNLQDGPHRDPRRARAAGVNIVPTTTGAAKAIGLVLPRLEGKLSGDSIRVPVPVGSIVELNTTVARDVTRDQVLEAYRAAADGPLAGVLEYSEDPLVSADITGNPASSIFDSALTRVDGRHIKVSAWYDNEWGFSNRVIDTLTLLAGS
- a CDS encoding FG-GAP-like repeat-containing protein, whose product is MLTVTVCAATALSCGTAVAAPGGGHAGTAGGTATTTVREDFNGDGYQDVVVAAPAAAVDGHEWAGYITVAYGSAQGLSTAHTTVIDQNTPGVPGEPENGNSFGSRMVAEDLDHDGLTDLALYANEWLTSPNNFGSVIVLWGRTGGLTGQGAVRLAAPPDSQVGNNLTAGDFDGDGTTDLMLDHGGEYEERSVLYGPFDRSGVPAREQLVTMFDTDNYMGTTAAGDFNGDGIDDLCTTYVYEEHSEGAKLWLGTPEGLSPVSTPLPGASALAVGDFDKDGKDDLATRVVPGDIVEDFPADPGTVKIYYGSASGPSTTRTRTITQDTAGVPGVSEKGDQFGARLSAGDVNGDGYADLAVGVPFEAIEKTRAAGAVVLLKGGPGGLSGTGSQAFHQETAGVPGVAEAGDHFGASVRLLDLDNDGRADLVAGAPGEDLEAVADGGAVWSLRGTASGLTATGAFAFNPVDLGALVKGAGFGLNLSNDNGPGISD
- a CDS encoding DUF5997 family protein, producing MKSHQTAQTMKPATAAKKLGVYLDATPAEFQDGVVSRAELAALQADPPQWLRDLRSNGPHPRPVVASKLGVSISGLARGGVTEPLTTEQIEALKQDDPEWLRKERATQADVRKENVRIKERNAEREAKERDDRA
- a CDS encoding LysR substrate-binding domain-containing protein encodes the protein MTGSEASPSFRLAYVPGVTPTKWVRIWHERLPGIPLDLVPVPAAGARDLLRAGGADAGFVRLPVDGTDLSAIPLYTETTVVVVPKDHVAAAVDELSLAELADEIVLHPQDDTLVWERLPGRPAIERPATTADAVELVAAGVGVLVVPQSLARLHHRKDLTYRPLSDAPESRIALSWPQEKTTDQVEDFIGIVRGRTVNSSRGRSAPPAARAKEKPKRDGGGQGARKPAAGKSGSAGAKGAKGSRGARGGAAAKRGKPRRRP